Proteins encoded by one window of Hippoglossus hippoglossus isolate fHipHip1 chromosome 15, fHipHip1.pri, whole genome shotgun sequence:
- the LOC117775851 gene encoding uncharacterized protein LOC117775851 isoform X1, whose protein sequence is MDYEFGNEFTNLLSMSDVQDKSTIKVIFNSIASVQHDGSLPPPYPAAAATFRSPDDSSSLSSVSSHDAEILSSPESTSSRSSGWPISFNVPRFSYDAELQLERANTAFKETGTLLSPDTQLKSAILDGLTETIVKYKVYLSDREFEEVAEALVSAHPCLKEPGSVTGFGGWKTSLKYKLGNYRTKLRRLGCPEVTVNALTHKPDGKCSPAYGVKRPKKAEVNYCPAYPSGETAETQEGLRVALLSEVKKRNNEENVMKMMDKTFAYRRQEVVREAPMIADFKTRWPALFHVHEVCVEFKRITTIHLESRFFSELDAHSADLIKVFAKKGGVQGRQIRSIMVPMTETDSIDVKRECILKSLCVYLNEDPEKLVREYLSDDESSLAAMAETVFGVFVIRHHGAGPSEEPEDVGILLEGVKVLDELRYVPFAVVMLLALVYALNLSYPRELKYTFEALQKIIMKLDGNKLSAKVQALKTLLSR, encoded by the exons ATGGATTATGAGTTTGGGAATGAATTCACCAACTTGCTCTCAATGTCAGATGTCCAGGACAAAAGTACCATCAAGGTCATATTTAATTCCATTGCATCTGTCCAGCATGATGGCTCTCTGCCCCCTCCCtacccagctgctgctgccaccttTCGATCTCCAGATGACTCCTCGTCCCTTTCTTCTGTTAGCTCACATGATGCAGAAATACTGTCTTCACCGGAGTCCACTTCCTCAAGATCCTCTGGATGGCCCATTAGCTTCAATGTTCCCCGGTTCTCCTatgatgctgagctgcagctggaaagGGCTAACACTGCTTTTAAAGAAACTGGAACTTTGTTAAGTCCTGATACCCAACTTAAATCAGCCATTCTTGATGGCTTAACTGAAACTATTGTCAAGTACAAAGTGTACCTCTCCGACCGTGAGTTTGAGGAGGTAGCTGAAGCTCTTGTATCAGCACATCCATGTTTGAAAGAGCCAGGCTCAGTCACTGGATTTGGCGGCTGGAAGACAAGCTTGAAATATAAACTTGGTAACTACCGAACAAAGCTCAGGCGGCTTGGCTGCCCAGAAGTCACAGTAAATGCCCTAACACACAAACCTGATGGCAAATGCAGTCCTGCCTATGGTGTGAAGAGGCCAAAAAAAGCAGAAGTGAATTACTGCCCTGCCTATCCGTCTGGTGAAACAGCCGAGACACAAGAAGGACTAAGAGTGGCCCTCCTCTCagaagtaaagaaaagaaacaatgagGAGAATGTGATGAAAATGATGGACAAGACCTTTGCTTACAGGAGGCAAGAAGTAGTTCGGGAGGCACCAATGATAGCTGATTTCAAAACGAGGTGGCCGGCTCTCTTCCATGTGCATGAG gtgtgtgtggaATTCAAGAGAATCACAACTATCCATTTAGAGTCAAGGTTCTTCTCTGAGCTGGATGCTCACTCTGCAGACCTAATCAAGGTGTTTGCCAAGAAAGGCGGAGTTCAAGGGAGACAGATCAGAAGCATCATGGTACCCATGACTGAG ACTGACAGCATTGATGTCAAAAGAGAATGCATACTGAAAAGTCTTTGCGTCTACTTGAATGAAGATCCAGAGAAGCTGGTGAGAGAGTACCTG AGCGATGATGAAAGCAGTCTGGCGGCTATGGCAGAGACGGTCTTTGGAGTCTTTGTCATTCGACACCACGGTGCAGGGCCCAGTGAGGAACCAGAGGATGTCGGAATTCTTCTGGAGGGTGTAAAGGTGTTGGATGAGTTGAGGTATGTGCCTTTTGCAGTGGTAATGTTGCTTGCGCTCGTGTATGCTCTAAACCTGAGCTACCCCAGAGAGCTAAAATACACCTTTGAAGCTCTGCAGAAGATCAttatgaaacttgatggaaacAAACTTTCCGCAAAAGTGCAAGCTCTCAAAACATTGCTTTCCCGTTAA
- the LOC117775851 gene encoding uncharacterized protein LOC117775851 isoform X2, whose protein sequence is MDYEFGNEFTNLLSMSDVQDKSTIKVIFNSIASVQHDGSLPPPYPAAAATFRSPDDSSSLSSVSSHDAEILSSPESTSSRSSGWPISFNVPRFSYDAELQLERANTAFKETGTLLSPDTQLKSAILDGLTETIVKYKVYLSDREFEEVAEALVSAHPCLKEPGSVTGFGGWKTSLKYKLGNYRTKLRRLGCPEVTVNALTHKPDGKCSPAYGVKRPKKAEVNYCPAYPSGETAETQEGLRVALLSEVKKRNNEENVMKMMDKTFAYRRQEVVREAPMIADFKTRWPALFHVHEVCVEFKRITTIHLESRFFSELDAHSADLIKVFAKKGGVQGRQIRSIMVPMTETDSIDVKRECILKSLCVYLNEDPEKLVREYLSDDESSLAARGM, encoded by the exons ATGGATTATGAGTTTGGGAATGAATTCACCAACTTGCTCTCAATGTCAGATGTCCAGGACAAAAGTACCATCAAGGTCATATTTAATTCCATTGCATCTGTCCAGCATGATGGCTCTCTGCCCCCTCCCtacccagctgctgctgccaccttTCGATCTCCAGATGACTCCTCGTCCCTTTCTTCTGTTAGCTCACATGATGCAGAAATACTGTCTTCACCGGAGTCCACTTCCTCAAGATCCTCTGGATGGCCCATTAGCTTCAATGTTCCCCGGTTCTCCTatgatgctgagctgcagctggaaagGGCTAACACTGCTTTTAAAGAAACTGGAACTTTGTTAAGTCCTGATACCCAACTTAAATCAGCCATTCTTGATGGCTTAACTGAAACTATTGTCAAGTACAAAGTGTACCTCTCCGACCGTGAGTTTGAGGAGGTAGCTGAAGCTCTTGTATCAGCACATCCATGTTTGAAAGAGCCAGGCTCAGTCACTGGATTTGGCGGCTGGAAGACAAGCTTGAAATATAAACTTGGTAACTACCGAACAAAGCTCAGGCGGCTTGGCTGCCCAGAAGTCACAGTAAATGCCCTAACACACAAACCTGATGGCAAATGCAGTCCTGCCTATGGTGTGAAGAGGCCAAAAAAAGCAGAAGTGAATTACTGCCCTGCCTATCCGTCTGGTGAAACAGCCGAGACACAAGAAGGACTAAGAGTGGCCCTCCTCTCagaagtaaagaaaagaaacaatgagGAGAATGTGATGAAAATGATGGACAAGACCTTTGCTTACAGGAGGCAAGAAGTAGTTCGGGAGGCACCAATGATAGCTGATTTCAAAACGAGGTGGCCGGCTCTCTTCCATGTGCATGAG gtgtgtgtggaATTCAAGAGAATCACAACTATCCATTTAGAGTCAAGGTTCTTCTCTGAGCTGGATGCTCACTCTGCAGACCTAATCAAGGTGTTTGCCAAGAAAGGCGGAGTTCAAGGGAGACAGATCAGAAGCATCATGGTACCCATGACTGAG ACTGACAGCATTGATGTCAAAAGAGAATGCATACTGAAAAGTCTTTGCGTCTACTTGAATGAAGATCCAGAGAAGCTGGTGAGAGAGTACCTG AGCGATGATGAAAGCAGTCTGGCGGCT agGGGAATGTGA